CGGGGTGAATTCATCAACGGTTCGCGGCTGGTCTATCCGCGATCGCGGCTGGCAATGCCGGGGCTGAATACTTTTGCTAATCGGACTTTCGCCCTAATCTTTTCATTCCTGCTAGGACAACCGCTCAAGGACACCCTTTGCGGCACTAAGGTGCTCTGGAAAACCGACTACGATCGCGTGGCGGCAGGACGGAAATACTTTGGGGATTTTGATCCCTTTGGCGACTTTGATCTGCTGTTTGGTGCCGCCAAACTCGGCCTCAAAATTGTCGAAGTGCCAGTGCGTTATCAGGAACGCAGCTACGGCAGTTCCAACATTGCCCACGTCCGCGAAGGGCTGATTCTGGCACGGATGTGTCTTTACGCTGCTGGCAAACTGAAGTTCCCGTACTAACGCTCCTTGACTCCTGCGACCCCACCGCCCTCGACGATAACTAGCCAGCGCTGGATTGTACCGCTGCTGTTGGTTACAGTGCTGCTCAATCTGGGGCTGATACTCTGGGGCGGTTGGCAGACGATTTGGCAACAGCTCCGCCAGATCCCGTTCGCCTTTTATCCGCTCAGTGCACTGATCCTCTGTTGTGGCTATGGCATCGGTTTTTGGCGCTGGCATACCTACCTGCAGGTGCTCGATCACTGGTTACCCATCCGCCCCAGCCTACGGATTTTTTTGGGCAGTTTGGCGCTGACTGCCTCACCGGGGCGAGCAGGGGAATCGATCAAATCGCTCTGGTTGCGGCAGCAATTCGGCGTTTCAGCGGCGCGATCGCTGGCGGGTCTGGTCTGTGAACGGCTCTGCGATCTGCTGGCGGCTCTGCTGATTGTGGGGCTGGGGCTCTCAGCCCGACTCGGGGCAGGCTTTTGGTGGGCTTGCTTGGGGCTCGCGATCGCCCTATTTCTAATCCTCGGCCAGCCTCAACGTCTGCAAGCGTGGGCTGAACGCTTTGGTGGGCGTTCGCGGCGGCGTAAAGGCTTAGAGCGCTTGGCGCATCTCCTGTTCAGTGCCCGTCGCTTGCTACAGCCGCGTTACTTAGCCGGTGGACTGCTTGTCTCGGTCGCCATTTGGTCACTCGAAGGGGTAGTGCTCTACGGCTGTTTTCAGGTGTTGCAAGCGGAAACGATCAATCTGCCGACGGCCATCCTGATTCGGGCAGCCATGGGTTTGGGCGGAGTGTTGACGTTGCTGCCGGGCGGCTTGGGCGGTGCGGAAGCTGCTTCGATCTCCTTGGCACTCCTCTACGGGGCCGATCGCGATCAAGCGATCGCCGCGACCGTGCTAATACGCCTGCTGACTCTCTGGTTCCCGATCGCGATCGGCTGGGTTGCCTTGCATCGCCAAAGTCGCACCCTTAAATCTCTCGCGTTGTCTCCTCTCCCTGAACCCGATGCTGACCAGTCGCCAAAATCCCCTCGCTAAACAAATTCGCCAACTGCATCAGGCTAAAGGTCGCCGCCAGCAGCAAGCCTTTTTGCTGGAGGGAACCCACCTCTTACAGGAGGC
The sequence above is a segment of the Synechococcus elongatus PCC 11801 genome. Coding sequences within it:
- a CDS encoding lysylphosphatidylglycerol synthase transmembrane domain-containing protein; translation: MTPATPPPSTITSQRWIVPLLLVTVLLNLGLILWGGWQTIWQQLRQIPFAFYPLSALILCCGYGIGFWRWHTYLQVLDHWLPIRPSLRIFLGSLALTASPGRAGESIKSLWLRQQFGVSAARSLAGLVCERLCDLLAALLIVGLGLSARLGAGFWWACLGLAIALFLILGQPQRLQAWAERFGGRSRRRKGLERLAHLLFSARRLLQPRYLAGGLLVSVAIWSLEGVVLYGCFQVLQAETINLPTAILIRAAMGLGGVLTLLPGGLGGAEAASISLALLYGADRDQAIAATVLIRLLTLWFPIAIGWVALHRQSRTLKSLALSPLPEPDADQSPKSPR